GCCGAACCTCGAGCAGCTGATGGCGGCCAAGAACCGCGTCGTGAAGCAGAAGGGGCTGGCGCTGAAGTTCGAGAACATGAGTGCCGCCGCGTTGACCGACTGGACCGCCGCGCGCCTGCGCGAACAGGGACTGGACTTCGCCCCCGGCCTGCCGGCGCGCCTCGTCGCCGCGCTGCCGCCGGACCCCGGCGAGATCGCCGGCGAGATCGACAAGCTGCGCCTCGCCTGCCCGCCCGGGCACCGCCTCCAGCCCGCCGACCTGGATCGCCTGGTGGGCGTGCAGCGCCTCGAGGACGTCTGGCGCCTCACCGAGCTGCTGCGCCCGGGCCGCGAGGCCGAGGCGATGGCCCTGCTCCACGAACTGCTCGGCAGCGGGCTCGGCTTCAAGAGCATGCTGGGCGCGCTGAACTACAGCATCACCATGCTGCTGCGCGCACGGCTGCTGCTGGACGAGGGACTGCCGCCCGCCCGCGCCGCCGCGGCGCTGCCCACCTACCCGCAGCGGGCGCGGGAGGCCGTCGACCGCGCGAAAGCCCTGAAAAAGCGGGAACTCCTGACCTGGATCCTCAATTTGCAGAAGCTGGACGTCCGGCTGCTGCACGGCTCCGCCGCCCTGGAACGGGAGCTCGTCGAGATCACGCTGCTGGCCTCCCTGCGCGGCGAGGCGCTTCGGGGCTGAGCCCTTGCCCCGGCGACCGCCGGCTGATAGCTTTCCGCATTCCACCCGCAGACCTGGAGAGAACGCATGCGCGCACTGCTGATCGCCGCCACCGCCGTCCTGCTGGCCGGGGCGCTGGTCCCGGACGGCCCCACGTCGGCCCGCGAGATCCTCGACAACGACACCGTGGGCGCGGCGCGGGACTCCCTCTGGCAGGAGGGCCACAACTACCGCCAGTGGATCTACGACCAGAACTTCATCGGCGACGACAACGCGAACCTCGACCCGGAGATCAGCTTCCTGGCCGACGGCCGCGTGCGGACGCATCCCTCGCGGGTCTACTTCTACGACGATCTCGACGTCGCCTTCCGCAAGGCCAAGGACACGGGCCTGCCGCTCGCCTTCTACATCTTCGATCACACCTGCAGCGACTGCCTCTTCGTCCTGCCCCAGCTCTATCGCATTCCCGAGGTGGTGGAGGCGAGCAAGGACTTCGTCAACTGCTACGTGGAGCTGCCCCGGCAGCGGCGCGAGGCCATGGATGCGGGTCTGATGACGTCCTCGCTCACGGTGCAGTTCTTCCTGCCGGGCGGCCGCCGCCTGCGCGTGGTCACCAGCCCGGACGACGAGAAGCTCCTGAAGAGCTACGCGGACATCAAGGCCTACGTCGCGGACCTGGCCGAGGACGAGCTCTACCAGGAGCCCCGCCGGATGAGCACGTCCCGCAGCGGCTACTAGCGTCGGCGTCCAAACGAAAACGCCGGGGAGTCGCTCCCCGGCGTTTCGCGTATCCAGCGCCGCGGCCGCTCAGGGCTGCAGCGTCGACGGCAGATCCACGTGAAGCTTGCCGGCCAGCTGCGGCGACTCGGCGCGCGGCAGGATCGGCACGCTGGGCAGGGCGAGCGTGGAGCCCCAGGTGTCGTTGATGACGTCGATGAAGGCCTGCGCCACCCTCACGTAACCGACCGCGCTGGGGTGCACGCCATCGAGGCTGAACAGCCCGCCGGTGACGAACTCCGCCGTGTAGGTCTCCTCGTCGAAGGTCCAGCCGTTGGCCGCCACGTCGGCGAGGATCGCGTAGGCGTCCACGACCGGCAGGTCGTCATCCGCGGCCCGGGCCGCGATGGCGTCGTTGTAGGCCGTCGTCGCAGCCAGGATCGACGTCACCTCGTCGGCCACCAGGGTCAGCGCGCCGGGGATGGGCTCCGCGTGGTGGGGGAAGGCCACCGGCAGGGCCGCCTCCGCCTCGGACTGGCTCATGCCCTGCGCCATCAGCGCGCCGATGAGCACGGCGTCGGGAATGCCCATGCCCTGCTCGAGGTCGGGCGTCCCATCGGGCTCGGAGTCGTAGCTCAGCAACTTGATGGTGACG
Above is a genomic segment from Candidatus Latescibacterota bacterium containing:
- the holA gene encoding DNA polymerase III subunit delta, producing MAARGARSSSDPLAPLRADLAKGIRPSYLFTGESDWVRREAVRLLRDACVPEESRQFSYEERTLDRFADWAEIEALLRSYSFFDPRKLVHLEVGSKLDDDFRAALSRFLDEAPGQNVLCLSAPNLEQLMAAKNRVVKQKGLALKFENMSAAALTDWTAARLREQGLDFAPGLPARLVAALPPDPGEIAGEIDKLRLACPPGHRLQPADLDRLVGVQRLEDVWRLTELLRPGREAEAMALLHELLGSGLGFKSMLGALNYSITMLLRARLLLDEGLPPARAAAALPTYPQRAREAVDRAKALKKRELLTWILNLQKLDVRLLHGSAALERELVEITLLASLRGEALRG